A window of Acidimicrobiales bacterium genomic DNA:
GAGAAGGTGCGCACGGCCGCCGTGGCGTCAGTGGCAGCCACCGTCGGGTAACCCTCCAGGCCAACGAACGGCAGCCCGAGGTGGTCCTCGTCGGCCTGCAGCCAGTAGGCGAGGCCGAAGCGGTTCTCGATGGCTACCACCAGGGCACCACCGGGCCGCACAAGGTCGGCCAGGTGTCCCAGAAAGGCATCGGGGTCGTCGCCGGCGTACTCCAGCACCCCGACGCACAGCACCACGTCGAACCCGTCGTCGTCGACCAGATCGGTAGCCGACCCGTGGCACACGTCGACGTCCAGACCGGCGCAGCGCAGGGCGGCAGCCTCGGCCCGGAGGGCGTCGCCCTCTACGGCCACCACAGTCGCCCCCTGTTCGGCCGCCCACCGGCTGTTCACTCCGCTGCCCGCTCCGACGTCCAGCACCCGCACGCCGGGACCCAGGCGGATCGGGTGCAGGAGATTCGTGCGGGCCCGGCCGAAGTGGTAGCGGGTTGGCCAGTCGTCGATCTGGGCGGCCAACTCGTCCGAGGCGCTGGACCGGTCGCTAGCGGCCCGCAGAACCGAGACGATCCGGTCCTCGGACCCATCGCGCCAGCGCCGATCACTCACCGGACCACCGACCCGTCACTCCGGCACCGGACGTTCACCGGTCCGCCGATCGGGCCGACCAGGTGCCGCCCAGGGCCACCAGCCCGTTCTGCTGGTCGACGCCCGTGGGCTCCACCTCGAAGCGCACCAGATGGGTGTGGCGTTCGAAGACCCGGCGCATGGTGGCGTCGTGGAGGGCCACCGAGAGCTCGTAGATGCCGGGCTGCACGGCCAGGGAGTCGACGGCGTAGTCCACCTCGACGGTGCCAGCGTCGTCGGCGGCCCGGGCGGCCGCCCCCGAGTTGATGCTCGCCACGTGGGTGCCGTCGGCCCGGTAGAGGCCGAGGGCCACAGTGACCGGCTCGCCGACCTGGTCGGCGTCGACCCGGACCCGAAACCGCACCGGCCGGCCGGAGCCCACCCGGTCCATGGGGTGGCCGTTGGTATCCACCAAGTCGACGGCCCGGACCAGGTCGTCGGGTCCCAGGCCGCCGAATCGTCGGGGGGCCGACGGCGACGGGTCGGTAGGCGTAGGACTATCGACCGCCCCGTCCAGAAACTGCTCAATGACTTTGGGCGACGGGCCGACGGCCTGCAGGGTGCCCTGCTGGATCCATGCCGTCTGCTCGCACAGCCACCCCACCATGTCGAGGTCGTGGCTGACCAGGATGATGGTGCGGCCCTCGGCCTTCAGTTGGGCGAACCGGTCCAGGCAGCGCTTCTGGAACGTGTGGTCGCCGACGGCCAGTACCTCGTCGACGAGCAAGATCTCCGGCTCGACGTGGATGGCCACCGAGAAACCGAGCCGTACGTACATGCCTGACGAGTAGTTACGGACCGGCTCGTCGATGAAGCGGTCCAACTCGGCGAAGCCCACGATGTCGTCAAACCTCCGACGGATCTCCTTTGCCGTGAAGCCCAGGATGGCGCCGTTCAGGTACACGTTCTCCCGGCCGGTCAGCTCGGGGTGAAAGCCTGCGCCCAGCTCCAGCAGGGCCGACAGGCGACCGTTGACCGTTGCCGTGCCCTCGTCGGGTCGCAGGATCCCGGCCAACACCTTGAGCAGCGTGCTCTTGCCCGACCCGTTGCCTCCGATGATCCCGAACGTTGAACCATGCGGAATATCCAGGTCGACACCCCGGAGGGCCCAGAACTCCTCGTAGCGGGTGCGGTGGCCAGCCAGCACCGTGGCCTTCAGGGTCCAGTTCCGGTCATGAGTGAGGCGGAACCGCTTACCCAGGCCGTCGAGCAGGACCGC
This region includes:
- a CDS encoding methyltransferase domain-containing protein encodes the protein MSDRRWRDGSEDRIVSVLRAASDRSSASDELAAQIDDWPTRYHFGRARTNLLHPIRLGPGVRVLDVGAGSGVNSRWAAEQGATVVAVEGDALRAEAAALRCAGLDVDVCHGSATDLVDDDGFDVVLCVGVLEYAGDDPDAFLGHLADLVRPGGALVVAIENRFGLAYWLQADEDHLGLPFVGLEGYPTVAATDATAAVRTFSRAELAGHLTVSGLTAQRWYQPYPDYKLPTAVLTDRCFDQPDAVDLVDQLVGPPIDR
- a CDS encoding ABC transporter ATP-binding protein, with protein sequence MAPSPESAVLLDGLGKRFRLTHDRNWTLKATVLAGHRTRYEEFWALRGVDLDIPHGSTFGIIGGNGSGKSTLLKVLAGILRPDEGTATVNGRLSALLELGAGFHPELTGRENVYLNGAILGFTAKEIRRRFDDIVGFAELDRFIDEPVRNYSSGMYVRLGFSVAIHVEPEILLVDEVLAVGDHTFQKRCLDRFAQLKAEGRTIILVSHDLDMVGWLCEQTAWIQQGTLQAVGPSPKVIEQFLDGAVDSPTPTDPSPSAPRRFGGLGPDDLVRAVDLVDTNGHPMDRVGSGRPVRFRVRVDADQVGEPVTVALGLYRADGTHVASINSGAAARAADDAGTVEVDYAVDSLAVQPGIYELSVALHDATMRRVFERHTHLVRFEVEPTGVDQQNGLVALGGTWSARSADR